A single window of Carassius auratus strain Wakin chromosome 9, ASM336829v1, whole genome shotgun sequence DNA harbors:
- the LOC113108851 gene encoding centrosome-associated protein CEP250 produces the protein MESELLIGWQEERAELRAELSRLQDELAESRAEREELESRAQALTHRLSQTLDPSLSLSVHLDDEQREWRRKLREGREREARQALLIHKLQNKLLEYRARCQTLEQQATSEERELRIRERMLRDERSDTLESTLIRLEEEQQRCLGLSEVSTLLRSQLSQSTEANEALRDDLQKLTADWSKAVEEVVQKEIDWQKEKEALTGYIGKEQTRLMTLWGRVVTLKRQCHSLKTATDKDLWELRAEFSRLSSSLLSVWASPRSVPTMPHDYSVGHSTTAQLLSSSQGPLSLDDLSHEQIGKRKSTELKADMESETLELRNRITELNMTIQALQSERGKQEAEMERRHRQEMEREKDQERKWERQIELERNFESVRHAVTTLSRVLSSQQMSRQSSSLFSDDVSSEGLSSVLSVIAQAETALQLRQQEVQDAQMSLRRLGTEKESLEQRIMRLESEAAEFQEQTDQGALQIKHTQELLNSEREMVSSLRSQIEGAERLAEELRQENEHLRRQREKEEEERIQLERERQKRMEAEMLETAQLCERETRTRLEMHSLQGALEREKLDRARAEQEASDTKDSLLKARESLLALSSSQTQLKRELAEGRDALEKMAALNEALAKDKRELSVRALQLETEVAEAQAQIQACDAEMAGLRREVKTSSLEASEIRERRETDLKTLQQLRDRERELENELETEMEDREREVTALTEEKKGNEERIAELTEQCSTMLKELQSVQAELLKAAEQQRRAERERDDLIRESQRLEDTVCSLEREKEELTQVKEELRGVVACLQKQISQVQEQASGLEMQCSHLQTQVETLTQTKDVLQGEIQCLQTDLERETAQRERERKESMEQRRKSEREIDNWQSECKRIQKDVEQESQKNKIQAEESKIERERWQKEREALNAELGQKDGEVEILRNKIDGLLKEKEELSDILDKRNTELEKLQTKSAAEQKTAELKLREAFEEIEGWKERENEVQKEKEELNQKFIESMERESQNLKIAEREKAKMSDLLKKNEDEIRKRGEGIEELKSKVQSHERTIESLEMELQEKETLESRLEALEKHNTQLTERELEKIRENETKQKKRDEQEREKDMRWRRQLEQKDVDLIELKSRNDELMREKEHISLLVEERDKDVEQLQTMLSTEKRTLELRLKEVKENVEWWKRRADNIEKVKESVNRVAEREKTELRELLGEREEEVQKREEVIGDLRGRIQSLEVIIEKLETDVEQKDEQLKLLKEQNSKIKEKEMEKQKEVDRKQLELKEQEKQLNRELEDLSTKMEAVIREKEDTLQRVDERDSEIKELQAKLTQEQKMFEQKLKAEHEEVNRCKAKLNEMERDRMNSEEREEERRKREEIEERDRQQILRGELLQKETELRQLRLKIDELNQENEEGRKIRLEQQEALERQTGLLQDTEEEAQALKKSLQQKEKEERDRDHREEEALKRLREKLHKAEQRNLEVSSSLRETETALEKEKHQHRDKEERLTDYNQELQLVRRERDKERETVEDMKELIGEQGKEVKTLKEKLDERLGELGRLSQLLQESRGEAQVLESRAENSEEEKQRLKRSLSQTEDERRRLETQLRDEKTLGERLRARLEDLQKGQHILMEEKTGRMEKLGARVRELEEERDHLSAELRRKEREIEALRDETLRERRDKDRISSLLNDAKERKEALAAQVDTLQEQLVSLSRAKEETRSKNQEREEQNQKMREGLTAGLQEMANLKELLEESHREGERLRSMMQEKKDELVRSRQESVRAAQIEAKDLLLKVQMLEKQKQELKTAFQLQEEQLRMKNEEGLREKKQMQLRHEKLEEELETMKTISDQREAELTRARARTDILEDQRTELSSLAAERTREAEELSYRFRELRQEVDRRRESKDWDELRLENKAKQGVLEGLELLRKTINEKEKEIELTKEKYENEKRKREKFQQAEDQNIRQLELLSERLKDKETELESIREMAYEEQSAKLRLQDLFEDEKRNTEILRGKIETLEREKQELETKMEEDLENLKSDLRESEKKNNGIKMDSGHGTLSDFLEINAEYQSRDRLLETDTLRKDLTKKEQEIERLKTKAQTLQTEVNRLQSTIRNENVKAGPPGTGEQISTVLLEKEKEERDRLLREKDMEVYALKERVEELSKDRDRVRTALEKTESTLIYYKERLEQQEHKRKRAGAETSQEKELEPKAQSVNEVETESAVQGRLSAMQRAVAQLEVEQSLLQKKNNHLERKIERLRTERQHLRETLTQVELERGKLRHQLSQTEAGVLALSDGTEKEELVRLRVRGNELEEQVHRLRLMLAVDHQQRAEFIDRSLKNSQSLMSLRQDLNESLAAVSQRPVPSVLESETQRLDRSIREEELRLSLSQS, from the exons TGATTGGTCCAAAGCGGTGGAGGAGGTGGTGCAGAAGGAAATCGATTGGCAAAAAGAGAAAGAG GCTTTAACAGGGTACATAGGGAAGGAGCAGACCAGGTTGATGACTCTGTGGGGACGTGTAGTCACTCTCAAACGCCAGTGTCACTCTCTGAAGACGGCTACTGACAA AGACTTGTGGGAGCTGAGAGCTGAGTTCTCTcgtctctcctcatctctcctctctgTATGGGCTTCTCCTCGATCAGTTCCCACGATGCCCCATGACTACTCTGTAGGCCACTCCACTACGGCCCAGCTGCTCTCCTCCTCCCAGGGGCCACTGTCTCTTGACGATCTCAGTCATGAACAAATTGGCAAGAGGAAGTCAACTGAATTAAAAGCTGACATGGAGTCAGAGACCCTGGAACTCAGGAACAG AATCACAGAGCTGAATATGACAATACAAGCTCTGCAATCTGAACGGGGGAAGCAGGAGGCAGAGATGGAGAGGAGACACAGgcaggagatggagagagaaaaagatcAAGAAAGGAAGTGGGAGAGACAGATAGAACTGGAGAGAAACTTCGAGTCTGTCAGACATGCTGTCACGACACTG TCAAGGGTTCTCAGCTCTCAGCAGATGAGCAGACAGTCAAGCTCTCTGTTTTCAGACGATGTGTCCAGTGAAGGACTGTCCTCTGTCCTCTCTGTCATCGCTCAAGCTGAGACTGCCCTGCAGTTGAGACAACAGGAAGTACAG GATGCTCAGATGAGCCTGCGCAGACTTGGAACAGAGAAAGAATCACTGGAGCAGAGAATCATGCGGTTGGAGAGTGAGGCAGCAGAGTTTCAGGAACAGACAGATCAGGGAGCACTgcagataaaacacacacaagaacTCCTGAACAG tgagaGGGAGATGGTGAGTAGTTTGCGCAGTCAGATAGAGGGGGCTGAGAGACTCGCCGAGGAGCTGAGACAGGAGAACGAACACTTGAGACgacagagagagaaggaggaggaggagagaatccagctggagcgagagagacagaaacG CATGGAGGCAGAGATGCTAGAGACCGCTCagctgtgtgagagagagactcgTACACGTCTGGAGATGCACAGCCTGCAGGGGGCGCTAGAGAGGGAGAAGCTGGACAGAGCACGAGCTGAGCAAGAGGCCTCTGACACTAAAGATTCCTTACTCAAG GCACGGGAGTCATTACTGGCCCTGTCCTCCAGTCAAACCCAGCTCAAGAGGGAGCTGGCAGAAGGTCGGGATGCCCTGGAGAAGATGGCTGCTTTAAATGAAGCTCTGGCCAAGGACAAGAGAGAACTCAGTGTTCGTGCTCTGCAG CTGGAGACGGAGGTGGCAGAAGCCCAGGCCCAGATCCAGGCATGTGACGCAGAGATGGCAGGTCTGCGCAGAGAAGTCAAGACCTCGTCACTAGAGGCCAGTGAAATAAG GGAACGAAGAGAGACAGATCTGAAAACTCTTCAGCAGCTCCGAGACCGGGAGAGAGAGCTGGAGAATGAGCTGGAGACTGAGATGGAGGACAGAGAGAGGGAGGTGACTGCTCTCACAGAAGAGAAGAAGGGTAATGAAGAAAGGATTGCAGAG TTAACTGAGCAGTGCAGCACAATGTTGAAGGAGTTGCAGAGTGTCCAGGCAGAACTGCTCAAAGCAGCAGAGCAGCAGAGAAGAGCTGAACGAGAGAGAGATGACCTAATTAGAGAGAGCCAAAGACTTGAGGATACAGTATGTTCactggagagagagaaggaggaacTCACACAGGTCAAAGAGGAACTCAG AGGTGTGGTAGCATGTCTCCAAAAGCAGATTTCTCAGGTTCAGGAACAGGCCTCAGGTCTGGAGATGCAGTGCAGTCATCTTCAAACACAGGTGGAGACGCTGACACAGACCAAAGATGTCTTGCAAG GAGAGATTCAGTGTCTACAGACAGACttggagagagagacagcacaaagagaaagggaaagaaaAGAATCAATGGAGCAAAGAAGGAAGAGTGAAAGAGAGATAGACAACTGGCAGTCGGAATGCAAAAGGATTCAGAAAGATGTTGAACAAGAATCccagaaaaacaaaatacaagCAGAAGAGAGcaaaatagagagagaaagatggcagaaagagagagaagctcTGAATGCAGAGCTCGGCCAGAAAGATGGAGAAGTGGAGATACTGAGGAACAAGATTGATGGtttgttaaaagaaaaagaagagctTTCAGACATCTTAGATAAAAGAAACACAGAACTTGAGAAACTACAAACGAAATCAGCAGCGGAGCAGAAAACAGCCGAACTAAAACTGAGAGAAGCATTTGAAGAGATTGAGGGCTGGAAGGAGAGAGAAAATGAGgttcaaaaagagaaagaagagttAAATCAGAAGTTTATAGAAAGTATGGAAAGAGAAAGTCAGAACCTCAAGATcgcagagagagagaaggcaaAGATGTCTgatctgctgaaaaaaaatgagGATGAAATACGAAAGAGAGGAGAGGGTATAGAAGAGTTAAAATCGAAAGTCCAATCACATGAGAGAACAATTGAGAGTCTAGAAATGGAGTTACAAGAGAAAGAGACCTTGGAGAGTAGATTAGAAGCCCTGGAGAAACACAACACTCAACTGACAGAGAGAGAACTggagaaaataagagaaaatgaaaccaaacaaaagaaaagagatGAGCAAGAGAGGGAGAAAGATATGCGGTGGAGAAGACAGTTAGAACAGAAAGATGTGGACTTGATAGAGCTCAAAAGCAGAAATGATGAACTGATGAGAGAGAAGGAACATATCTCATTACTTGTGGAAGAAAGAGATAAAGATGTTGAGCAACTGCAAACTATGTTGTCCACAGAAAAGAGAACTCTTGAACTGCGACTGAAAGAGGTAAAAGAAAATGTGGAGTGGTGGAAGAGACGAGCTGACAACATAGAAAAAGTAAAGGAGAGTGTAAACCGGGTTGCTGAAAGAGAGAAGACTGAACTAAGAGAGCTTCttggagaaagagaggaagaggtaCAAAAGAGAGAAGAGGTCATTGGTGATCTCAGAGGTAGAATTCAGTCATTAGAGGTCATCATAGAGAAACTAGAGACCGATGTTGAGCAGAAGGATGAACAACTTAAACTTCTAAAGGAGCAAAACTCAAAGAtcaaagagaaagagatggagaaaCAAAAAGAGGTGGACAGGAAGCAACTGGAGCTTAAGGAACAGGAGAAACAACTGAATAGAGAATTAGAAGATCTCAGTACCAAAATGGAGGCAGTCATTCGAGAAAAAGAAGACACACTACAAAGGGTGGATGAGAGAGATAGTGAGATAAAAGAATTACAAGCAAAACTTACACAAGAACAGAAGATGTTCGAACAGAAGCTTAAAGCAGAACACGAAGAGGTGAACAGGTGCAAAGCCAAGTTAAATGAGATGGAACGAGACCGTATGAACTCAGAAGAAAGGGAAGAAGAGAGAAGGAAAAGAGAGGAGATTGAGGAAAGAGATAGGCAGCAGATACTGAGAGGAGAGCTCCTTCAGAAAGAGACCGAATTGAGGCAGTTGAGACTGAAGATTGATGAACTGAACCAGGAGAATGAGGAGGGCAGGAAGATAAGATTGGAGCAACAAGAAGCCCTCGAACGCCAAACTGGCCTTCTGCAAGACACTGAGGAGGAGGCACAAGCACTAAAGAAGAGtttacaacaaaaagaaaaagaggaaagggATAGAGACCACCGTGAGGAAGAAGCATTGAAAAGGCTGAGAGAAAAGCTTCACAAGGCCGAGCAGAGGAATCTTGAAGTTTCAAGCAGTCTACGGGAGACTGAAACTGCACTGGAGAAGGAAAAGCATCAACATCGAGATAAAGAGGAGAGACTTACAGACTATAATCAAGAGCTACAACTGGTCAGACGTGAGCGAGATAAAGAGAGGGAAACTGTTGAAGATATGAAGGAACTTATAGGCGAACAGGGCAAAGAGGTGAAGACGCTAAAGGAAAAACTGGATGAACGGTTAGGAGAGTTGGGAAGGTTGTCACAACTGCTGCAGGAGAGCCGAGGGGAAGCACAAGTGCTTGAATCCAGGGCAGAGAACAGTGAAGAGGAGAAGCAAAGATTGAAGAGGTCTTTGAGTCAGACTGAAGATGAGAGGAGGCGTCTGGAGACCCAACTGAGAGATGAAAAGACGCTAGGAGAAAGGCTGAGAGCCAGGCTTGAGGATCTGCAAAAAGGTCAGCACATCCTAATGGAGGAGAAGACGGGACGGATGGAAAAGCTTGGGGCTCGAGTACGAGAGCTGGAGGAGGAGAGAGACCATCTCTCAGCTGAGCTTCGCAGGAAAGAGCGAGAGATTGAGGCTCTGAGAGATGAAACGCTTCGAGAGAGGCGAGACAAGGACAGAATAAGCTCTTTGCTGAATGAtgcaaaggaaaggaaagaagcTCTTGCTGCCCAGGTGGATACTTTACAAGAACAGTTGGTTAGTCTTTCAAGAGCCAAAGAAGAAACAAGGTCAAAAAACCAGGAACGAGAAGAGCAGAACCAGAAGATGCGAGAGGGCCTGACTGCAggtcttcaggagatggcgaatcTGAAGGAACTGCTAGAAGAGAGTCATCGTGAGGGAGAGAGACTTCGGTCCATGATGCAGGAAAAGAAGGACGAGTTGGTCCGAAGCAGACAGGAAAGTGTTCGAGCAGCACAGATTGAAGCCAAAGATCTTCTACTTAAAGTCCAGATGTTAGAGAAGCAAAAACAGGAGCTTAAGACTGCCTTTCAACTCCAAGAGGAACAACTTAGGATGAAAAACGAGGAAGGTTTGCGCGAGAAAAAACAAATGCAGCTAAGACATGAGAAGCTAGAAGAAGAACTGGAGACCATGAAGACCATATCAGATCAGAGAGAGGCTGAGCTGACCAGAGCAAGGGCTAGAACGGACATCCTGGAAGATCAGAGGACTGAACTCAGCTCTTTGGCAGCAGAAAGGACCAGAGAAGCAGAGGAACTGAGCTACAGATTCAGAGAGCTGAGACAGGAAGTGGACAGAAGAAGAGAGAGTAAAGACTGGGATGAACTCAGACTAGAAAATAAAGCGAAACAAGGGGTGTTAGAGGGATTGGAGCTCCTCcgaaaaacaataaatgaaaaggaaaaggaGATTGAATTGACGAAAGAGAAATATGAAAATGAGAAACGAAAAAGAGAGAAATTTCAGCAAGCGGAGGATCAAAACATAAGACAACTAGAATTATTATCAGAGAGACTCAAGGACAAAGAAACTGAGCTGGAGAGTATTAGAGAAATGGCATACGAAGAACAATCAGCAAAACTTAGATTGCAGGATCTATTTGAAGATGAGAAAAGAAATACTGAGATATTGAGGGGGAAAATAGAAAccttagagagagagaaacaagagCTTGAGACCAAAATGGAAGAGGATTTAGAGAATCTGAAAAGTGATCTTagagaatctgaaaagaaaaacaatggaatAAAGATGGATAGTGGCCATGGTACTCTATCAGACTTCCTAGAGATAAATGCTGAATATCAGTCTCGTGACCGATTGTTAGAGACAGACACACTTCGAAAGGACCTTACAAAAAAGGAACAGGAAATCGAGAGATTGAAGACAAAGGCTCAGACCCTACAGACTGAGGTCAACAGACTGCAATCCACAATAAGAAATGAGAACGTAAAAGCTGGACCACCAGGGACTGGGGAACAAATATCCACTGTCCttttagaaaaggaaaaggagGAGAGGGACAGACTCCTCAGAGAAAAGGATATGGAAGTATATGCTCTGAAAGAGCGAGTGGAAGAGCTGAGTAAAGACAGGGACCGTGTCAGGACGGCTCTAGAGAAAACTGAATCCACGTTGATTTACTACAAGGAGAGGCTAGAACAGCAGGAGCATAAGAGAAAGCGGGCAGGAGCTGAGACATCACAG GAGAAAGAGCTTGAACCAAAGGCCCAGTCCGTAAATGAAGTGGAGACCGAGTCTGCTGTACAGGGCCGTCTGTCAGCGATGCAGCGGGCCGTGGCACAACTGGAGGTGGAACAGAGCCTTCTGCAGAAGAAAAACAATCATCTGGAGAGGAAGATTGAGAGACTACGAACTGAGCGACAGCATCTTAGAGAGACGCTGACACAG GTTGAGCTGGAAAGGGGGAAACTGAGGCATCAGCTGTCACAGACAGAAGCTGGAGTTCTG GCCCTGTCAGATGGTACTGAAAAGGAAGAGCTTGTGCGTCTCAGAGTCCGAGGCAATGAGCTGGAAGAACAG GTTCATCGTCTTCGTCTCATGTTGGCCGTGGACCATcagcagagggcagagttcaTAGACCGCTCTCTGAAGAACAGCCAGAGTCTGATGTCCCTGAGACAAGATCTGAACGAGTCTCTAGCTGCGGTGTCCCAGCGGCCCGTCCCCTCAGTGCTGGAGTCAGAGACACAGAGACTGGACAGGAGCATCAGAGAGGAAGAGCTGCGCTTATCTCTCAGCCAAAGCTAA